In one Oncorhynchus masou masou isolate Uvic2021 chromosome 23, UVic_Omas_1.1, whole genome shotgun sequence genomic region, the following are encoded:
- the LOC135510361 gene encoding uncharacterized protein LOC135510361 isoform X1: MEDFPTPSELSCPVTFGTRATPVCHRCEESAADCREQVFSIQEHDQESDGSQCLYSVPNDHEVNLGGTSSVPTTSMLFLHRVSILQDLTEAPDGHPHPAQSTMTSGTRRLIGPVVSTLSPTTLRPNWDRGEAGTLTISRPTLSARSPMRALRATRATRSLRANRSLRATRALRATRSLTATKALRATRALRATRSMRATRATRTLRATRSLRATRTLRAARALRATRALRATRSLRATRSLRATRALRATRSLTATKALRATRALRATRSMRPTRALRATRTLRATRSLRATRTLRAARALRATRALRATRSLRATRLLRATRALIEGNEYV, translated from the exons ATGG AGGATTTCCCAACTCCATCAGAATTGTCCTGTCCTGTGACGTTTGGCACACGAGCCACTCCAGTGTGCCATCGGTGCGAAGAAAGTGCAGCTGACTGCAGGGAACAG GTATTTAGTATCCAGGAGCATGACCAGGAGTCCGACGGGTCCCAATGCCTCTACTCCGTACCCAACGACCATGAGGTGAACCTGGGCGGCACCTCCAGTGTCCCGACCACCTCCATGCTCTTCCTCCACCGCGTGTCCATCCTGCAGGACCTCACTGAGGCACCAGACGGCCATCCTCACCCAGCCCAGTCCACAATGACCAGTGGGACCAGGAGGCTGATAGGGCCCGTCGTCTCAACCCTGTCCCCTACGACCTTGAGGCCAAACTGGGATCGAGGTGAGGCGGGTACACTGACCATCTCCCGGCCCACTTTGTCTGCCAG GTCTCCAATGAGGGCTCTGAGGGCGACCAGGGCTACCAGGTCTCTGAGGGCTAACAGGTCTCTGAGGGCTACCAGGGCTCTGAGGGCTACCAGGTCTCTGACAGCTACCAAGGCTCTGAGGGCTACCAGGGCTCTGAGGGCTACCAGGTCTATGAGGGCTACCAGGGCTACCAGGACTCTGAGGGCTACCAGGTCTCTGAGGGCTACCAGGACTCTGAGGGCTGCCAGGGCTCTTCGGGCTACCAGGGCTCTTCGGGCTACCAGGTCTCTGAGGGCTACCAGGTCTTTGAGGGCTACCAGGGCTCTGAGGGCTACCAGGTCTCTGACAGCTACCAAGGCTCTGAGGGCTACCAGGGCTCTGAGGGCTACCAGGTCTATGAGGCCTACCAGGGCTCTCAGGGCTACCAGGACCCTGAGGGCTACCAGGTCTCTGAGGGCTACCAGGACTCTGAGGGCTGCCAGGGCTCTGAGGGCTACCAGGGCTCTTCGGGCTACCAGGTCTCTGAGGGCTACCAGGTTATTGAGGGCTACCAGGGCTCTCATAGAAGGCAATGAG TATGTCTAA